From the genome of Muricauda sp. SCSIO 64092, one region includes:
- a CDS encoding ferredoxin → MVVVTLQRKKCIGCNYCVELAPAFFQMARNDGKSVLLHSVEKKGFHTFKSTDDASYAPCKEAQKACPVKIISTKLV, encoded by the coding sequence ATGGTAGTGGTCACCCTACAGCGTAAAAAGTGTATTGGCTGCAACTACTGCGTGGAGTTGGCGCCAGCGTTTTTTCAAATGGCGCGCAATGATGGCAAGAGTGTTTTATTGCATTCGGTGGAGAAAAAGGGGTTCCATACCTTCAAATCCACTGATGACGCCAGCTACGCCCCATGTAAGGAAGCCCAAAAAGCTTGTCCGGTAAAAATTATCAGCACTAAATTGGTTTGA
- a CDS encoding DUF4199 domain-containing protein, producing MKKTVLRYGLYGALTITMLFLATWFLLKDSDFASGEALGYLSMIVSLSFVYFGIKSFRDKENSGRISFKKALLIGILISLITAIGFGIIDTIYVKYLNPDFTQTYYNNAIEEMKNTLPTNEVELKLRELESQRELFSNSYFLFAVMSGTVLVIGFIISLISAVILQRK from the coding sequence ATGAAAAAAACAGTCCTTAGATATGGCCTTTATGGAGCGTTGACCATCACCATGCTATTTCTTGCCACCTGGTTCCTTTTAAAGGACAGTGATTTTGCTTCGGGCGAGGCCCTTGGCTATTTATCCATGATCGTATCCCTCTCATTTGTGTACTTCGGAATCAAAAGCTTTAGGGATAAGGAAAATTCAGGAAGGATCAGTTTTAAAAAGGCTTTGTTGATCGGTATCCTCATTAGTCTTATTACCGCGATAGGTTTTGGGATAATCGACACCATTTATGTGAAATACCTCAATCCAGATTTCACCCAAACGTATTACAACAATGCCATTGAGGAAATGAAGAATACATTACCCACCAACGAAGTTGAATTAAAACTACGGGAGTTGGAGTCGCAACGGGAACTTTTTTCGAACAGCTATTTTCTTTTCGCCGTAATGAGTGGAACGGTTTTGGTCATTGGATTCATTATTTCATTGATTTCGGCGGTAATCCTACAACGTAAATAA
- a CDS encoding VOC family protein yields the protein MKKRVTGLGGFFFKTKNPDEIKSWYKTHLGIPTDQYGWTFWWKDQDGNDCSTQWSPFKENTSYFQPSEKQFMMNFRVENLKALLEVLKEEGVTVVGEMEEYDYGKFGWILDPEGNKIELWEPVDKAFLDQ from the coding sequence ATGAAAAAAAGAGTAACAGGCCTGGGAGGATTCTTTTTTAAAACCAAGAATCCAGATGAAATTAAAAGTTGGTACAAGACCCATTTGGGAATCCCCACGGATCAATACGGATGGACATTCTGGTGGAAAGACCAGGACGGAAACGATTGTTCAACACAATGGAGTCCCTTTAAGGAAAATACCAGCTATTTTCAGCCCAGTGAAAAACAGTTCATGATGAACTTCCGGGTGGAAAATCTAAAAGCGCTTTTGGAGGTTCTAAAAGAGGAAGGCGTAACCGTTGTTGGTGAAATGGAAGAATACGATTATGGCAAATTTGGATGGATATTGGACCCCGAGGGTAATAAAATAGAACTTTGGGAACCTGTGGACAAAGCTTTCCTGGACCAATAG
- a CDS encoding GNAT family N-acyltransferase, which produces MGLVSAKEVAKVVHLDKYGFVGTFIGWLLMQVTRISNMNNFYDKHQDLDGHQFCEAILEHYEIDFELVEEELKRLPKNGPFITISNHPLGGIDGVLLLKLMLEQRSDFKIIANFLLHRIEPLKPYIMPVNPFENHKDAKSSITGFKNALQHLKEGHPLGIFPAGEVSTYRDGKLLVDKPWEEAALKLIKKAEVPVVPIYFHARNSRLFYRLSKINDVFRTAKLPSELTTQSRRPIKVRIGQPISVAAQKEEQTLEGFTELLRKKTYLLANVFEKERLIDKVPTSLKIPKPPRKIATAIRTEVLEGEIGKLREKDMRLLQSKNYEVFLAQEGDMPFLLKEIGRQREVTFREVGEGTNNPIDLDEFDSYYHHLFLWDDQDKCIVGAYRMGLGSEIFKNYGIDGFYLQDLFGFEPELHGMMARSIEMGRAYIVKEYQQKPMPLFLLWKGIVHTTLRYPEHKYLIGGVSISNQFSNFSKSLMIEFMKSHYWDPYVAQYIHPKKEFKVKLKDADKEFVFDEAKADLNKFDRLIEEVEPGSLRLPVLIKKYIKQNAKVVAFNVDPLFNNSVDGLMYIKIADLPESTVKPVMEEFQAELERKMSES; this is translated from the coding sequence ATGGGGCTGGTTTCTGCGAAAGAGGTTGCCAAGGTTGTCCATTTGGATAAGTACGGATTTGTTGGAACATTTATAGGTTGGTTGTTGATGCAGGTTACCCGTATCTCCAACATGAACAACTTTTATGACAAGCACCAGGATTTGGATGGCCATCAGTTCTGTGAGGCTATCCTGGAGCATTATGAGATTGATTTTGAATTGGTGGAGGAAGAACTGAAACGTTTGCCCAAAAACGGTCCCTTTATTACCATCTCCAACCACCCATTGGGAGGGATAGACGGGGTACTTCTCTTAAAACTGATGCTGGAACAGCGATCGGACTTCAAAATTATTGCCAACTTCCTTTTGCACAGAATAGAACCTTTGAAGCCTTACATCATGCCGGTCAATCCTTTTGAAAACCATAAAGATGCCAAAAGTAGTATTACCGGTTTCAAAAATGCATTACAGCATTTAAAGGAAGGGCATCCATTGGGGATTTTCCCTGCGGGTGAGGTATCTACCTATCGCGATGGTAAATTGTTGGTGGACAAGCCCTGGGAGGAAGCTGCGTTAAAACTGATCAAGAAGGCGGAGGTACCCGTGGTACCGATTTATTTTCATGCACGCAATAGTCGACTGTTTTACCGCCTTTCAAAAATCAATGATGTTTTTAGAACGGCAAAATTGCCCTCGGAACTGACCACCCAAAGTAGACGTCCCATTAAAGTGAGGATAGGCCAACCCATATCGGTGGCCGCCCAAAAGGAAGAGCAAACCTTGGAAGGTTTTACGGAATTGCTCCGTAAAAAAACCTATCTCCTGGCCAATGTTTTTGAGAAGGAACGATTGATAGATAAAGTGCCCACAAGTTTAAAGATTCCCAAACCGCCACGAAAGATTGCCACGGCGATACGGACCGAAGTTCTTGAAGGTGAAATTGGGAAACTTCGTGAAAAGGACATGCGGTTGTTGCAAAGTAAAAATTACGAAGTCTTCCTGGCCCAGGAAGGGGATATGCCCTTCCTTTTAAAGGAAATTGGACGACAACGCGAGGTAACGTTCCGGGAAGTAGGGGAGGGGACCAATAATCCCATTGATCTGGATGAATTTGATTCCTATTACCACCACCTGTTCCTTTGGGATGATCAAGATAAATGTATTGTTGGGGCTTACCGAATGGGGCTTGGTTCCGAGATATTCAAAAACTATGGTATTGATGGTTTTTACCTTCAGGATCTATTTGGTTTTGAACCGGAGTTGCATGGAATGATGGCCAGATCCATTGAGATGGGCAGGGCTTACATTGTAAAGGAATATCAGCAAAAGCCCATGCCCCTATTTTTGCTTTGGAAGGGCATCGTGCACACCACATTGCGCTATCCGGAACACAAGTATTTAATTGGTGGGGTAAGTATCAGCAATCAATTCTCGAACTTCTCCAAGTCATTGATGATCGAATTTATGAAGTCCCATTATTGGGATCCTTATGTGGCCCAGTACATTCATCCAAAAAAGGAATTTAAGGTAAAGCTTAAGGATGCCGATAAGGAGTTTGTGTTTGATGAAGCCAAAGCGGACCTCAACAAGTTTGATAGGCTTATTGAAGAAGTGGAACCGGGAAGTCTACGTTTGCCAGTATTGATCAAAAAATACATTAAGCAAAACGCCAAGGTGGTGGCTTTTAATGTAGATCCACTTTTTAATAATTCAGTGGACGGATTGATGTACATAAAAATTGCGGACCTGCCGGAAAGTACCGTAAAACCTGTAATGGAGGAATTTCAAGCCGAATTGGAACGCAAAATGTCCGAATCTTAA
- a CDS encoding GNAT family N-acetyltransferase, with amino-acid sequence MVIRDMTQSDWSDVARIYTEGIATGYATFETNVPQYGDWDKAHIKLCRLIAEEDGSIQGWAALSPVSSRCVYGGVAEISIYIGENARGKGVGKVLLARLIEESEQAGYWTLQSGIFPENKASIKLHERLGFRFLGKRESIGKTNDGIWKDNLLFERRSKKVGID; translated from the coding sequence ATGGTGATTAGAGATATGACCCAAAGCGATTGGAGCGATGTAGCTCGAATCTATACTGAAGGCATCGCCACGGGATATGCCACTTTTGAGACCAATGTTCCCCAGTATGGGGATTGGGACAAGGCCCATATAAAACTGTGCCGCCTAATTGCCGAAGAAGATGGTTCCATCCAGGGCTGGGCAGCCCTTTCACCCGTTAGTAGTCGTTGTGTCTATGGAGGGGTTGCCGAAATCAGTATTTATATCGGTGAAAACGCACGGGGCAAGGGCGTTGGGAAAGTACTATTGGCGCGACTTATTGAAGAAAGTGAGCAAGCAGGGTATTGGACCCTACAATCCGGGATTTTTCCCGAAAACAAAGCAAGTATCAAATTGCACGAACGGCTTGGTTTCCGATTTTTGGGCAAAAGGGAATCCATAGGGAAGACCAATGACGGGATTTGGAAGGACAATTTGCTTTTTGAAAGACGAAGTAAAAAAGTTGGAATAGATTAA
- a CDS encoding TerB family tellurite resistance protein yields MPIVDLYEHSDQRHNLAHFATLASLAAVDGEINEKEKAVLDKFAFKLNITSAEYKEVMKKENKYPIQTPHSGEKRLKRLFELFQMVFADYFIEEDQMNLIERYAIGLGYSPDAAKKLIEKSYAIFRGKIAFEDYQYLIEKQP; encoded by the coding sequence ATGCCAATTGTTGACCTATACGAGCACAGTGATCAGCGGCATAATCTTGCCCATTTTGCCACATTGGCCAGTTTAGCGGCGGTTGATGGGGAAATCAATGAAAAGGAAAAAGCTGTTTTGGACAAGTTTGCCTTTAAACTGAACATTACCAGTGCGGAATATAAGGAGGTAATGAAGAAAGAGAACAAGTATCCCATTCAGACCCCCCATAGTGGTGAGAAGCGGCTAAAGCGACTGTTCGAATTGTTTCAGATGGTATTTGCCGATTATTTCATAGAGGAGGACCAAATGAACCTTATTGAGCGGTACGCCATAGGTCTAGGGTATTCCCCCGATGCGGCCAAGAAACTTATTGAAAAATCCTATGCTATTTTTAGGGGAAAAATCGCTTTTGAGGACTATCAGTATTTGATTGAGAAACAGCCTTAG
- a CDS encoding TM2 domain-containing protein, translating into MSEEKKDLGDKAEEAFDKAKEAAKDAAADAKEAASDFADEAKKTANEFSEGLKNASGDNKKILAGILGIIVGSLGIHKFILGYQKEGFILLGITVVGMVLTCVGVGVFLVWATGLVGLIEGIIYLTKSDEEFYNTYQVGKKPWF; encoded by the coding sequence ATGTCTGAAGAAAAAAAAGATTTAGGAGATAAGGCCGAAGAAGCTTTTGACAAAGCAAAGGAAGCCGCCAAGGACGCTGCTGCAGATGCCAAAGAAGCAGCCAGTGATTTCGCGGATGAAGCCAAGAAAACCGCCAATGAATTCTCAGAGGGACTTAAAAATGCCAGCGGGGACAACAAGAAAATCCTGGCAGGTATTCTCGGAATTATTGTAGGTTCGCTAGGCATCCACAAATTCATTTTAGGGTATCAAAAAGAAGGTTTCATCCTGTTGGGCATAACCGTTGTCGGGATGGTACTAACATGCGTTGGAGTAGGTGTATTTTTAGTTTGGGCAACAGGCCTCGTTGGGCTTATTGAAGGAATTATTTATTTGACCAAGTCAGATGAAGAGTTTTACAACACCTATCAAGTGGGCAAAAAACCTTGGTTCTAG
- a CDS encoding DUF6428 family protein, which yields MQTKELLETLKSHQNKSLLFEYRQGEFVKANYHITEIKNTIVDAVDCGANTDYWKETVIQLYESPVEKDKKEFMTARKALSILNRVDKIKPMAREAEVKFEYSNDNFHTAQLFVNDLLWNANELVIKLAVEKTDCKAKETCGIPEEVVSDAAVSCVPGSGCC from the coding sequence ATGCAAACAAAAGAATTATTGGAGACACTAAAATCCCATCAGAACAAATCACTATTATTTGAATACCGGCAAGGAGAATTCGTAAAGGCCAATTACCATATTACCGAGATTAAAAATACGATTGTGGACGCCGTTGATTGTGGTGCCAATACGGACTATTGGAAGGAAACCGTAATACAGCTTTATGAAAGTCCGGTAGAAAAGGATAAAAAGGAATTCATGACCGCGCGTAAGGCACTGTCCATCCTAAATCGGGTGGACAAGATCAAACCAATGGCAAGGGAAGCGGAAGTAAAGTTTGAATATAGTAACGATAACTTTCACACAGCACAACTTTTTGTTAATGACCTGTTGTGGAACGCTAACGAATTAGTTATTAAACTTGCGGTAGAAAAAACCGATTGTAAGGCCAAGGAAACCTGTGGTATTCCTGAAGAGGTTGTTTCGGATGCTGCCGTTTCCTGTGTACCCGGCAGCGGATGTTGTTAA
- a CDS encoding peptidase U32 family protein yields MTTTGKIELMAPAGNFESLQAALDNGADSVYFGVEQLNMRARSNINFGLNDLQEVAERCRAKKVRTYLTLNTIIYDHDLSLIKTLLNAAKAAQITAVIAMDQAVIAYARQIGMEVHISTQINITNIETVKFYALFADTMVLSRELSLRQIQKITDRIEKENVRGPSGNLVEIEIFGHGALCMAVSGKCYLSLHSHNSSANRGACKQNCRKKYTVIDQDTGFEIALDNEYMMSPKDLCTLDFLDQVIAAGAKVLKIEGRGRAPEYVAKVIKTYREAIDAHYKGTYDPVKVAHWMEELKKVYNRGFWSGYYLGQKLGEWSNVDGSKATQKKVYLGKGQHYFPKAKIGEFKIEAYDLNIGDTVLITGPTTGAKEFVLTQMLVNDEKKEKATKNDSCTIPLDFRIRPSDKLYKIVKNP; encoded by the coding sequence ATGACAACAACGGGAAAAATAGAGCTTATGGCCCCGGCGGGCAATTTTGAGTCACTTCAGGCCGCTTTGGACAATGGGGCGGATTCTGTCTATTTTGGTGTGGAACAACTCAATATGCGGGCGCGGTCCAATATCAACTTTGGGCTTAACGATCTGCAGGAGGTGGCAGAACGGTGCAGGGCCAAAAAAGTACGTACCTACCTTACCTTGAACACTATTATTTATGACCATGACCTATCGCTCATAAAGACCCTCCTCAATGCGGCCAAAGCCGCACAGATCACTGCGGTAATCGCTATGGACCAGGCCGTTATTGCGTATGCACGCCAAATTGGGATGGAAGTCCACATCTCAACACAAATCAATATCACCAATATAGAAACGGTGAAATTTTACGCCCTGTTTGCGGACACCATGGTATTGAGCAGGGAGCTAAGCCTGCGGCAAATCCAAAAAATCACCGATCGGATTGAAAAGGAAAATGTTAGGGGGCCTTCAGGTAATTTGGTGGAAATTGAAATCTTTGGACATGGGGCACTCTGCATGGCGGTCTCAGGAAAATGTTACCTGAGCCTGCACTCCCACAATTCTTCGGCCAATAGGGGGGCATGCAAGCAAAACTGCCGGAAGAAGTATACGGTTATCGATCAGGATACCGGTTTCGAGATAGCATTGGATAACGAATACATGATGTCTCCCAAGGATCTCTGTACATTGGATTTTTTGGATCAGGTGATAGCTGCCGGTGCCAAGGTTCTCAAAATTGAAGGGCGTGGGCGTGCGCCCGAATATGTGGCCAAAGTCATAAAAACTTATAGAGAGGCCATCGATGCCCACTATAAAGGAACCTATGACCCGGTTAAGGTGGCCCATTGGATGGAAGAGCTCAAAAAAGTATACAACCGGGGCTTTTGGAGCGGTTATTACCTAGGACAGAAATTGGGGGAATGGAGCAATGTGGATGGTTCCAAGGCTACCCAAAAAAAGGTCTATTTGGGCAAAGGACAGCATTATTTTCCCAAAGCAAAAATCGGGGAGTTCAAAATAGAGGCCTATGACCTGAACATTGGCGACACCGTATTGATCACCGGCCCTACTACGGGTGCCAAGGAATTTGTACTCACCCAAATGTTGGTCAATGACGAAAAAAAGGAAAAGGCGACCAAGAACGATTCCTGCACCATTCCTTTGGACTTCCGCATAAGGCCATCGGACAAACTGTATAAAATTGTAAAGAATCCCTGA
- a CDS encoding GNAT family N-acetyltransferase gives MDFLIREAVKADMESVHRLVTELAVFEKMPNAVKVTVEELTRDGFGERPLFHCFVAEADSTLIGIALVYARYSTWNGPVIHLEDLIVTQSMRGKGVGKALLKRVVAYGLEKKVRRLGWEVLDWNEPAIQFYENSGAIVLRDWDVVQMDRAAMKKFMEE, from the coding sequence ATGGATTTTTTAATTCGAGAAGCAGTAAAAGCGGACATGGAATCCGTCCATCGGTTGGTAACTGAACTGGCGGTTTTTGAAAAAATGCCCAATGCCGTTAAGGTCACTGTGGAAGAGCTGACAAGGGATGGATTTGGAGAAAGGCCTTTGTTCCACTGTTTTGTGGCAGAGGCGGACTCAACCCTTATTGGTATTGCATTGGTGTACGCCAGATATTCCACATGGAATGGCCCGGTCATCCATTTGGAGGATTTAATAGTTACACAATCCATGAGGGGAAAAGGAGTGGGAAAGGCCCTTTTAAAACGGGTGGTTGCCTATGGTCTGGAGAAAAAAGTACGACGCCTTGGATGGGAAGTACTGGATTGGAACGAACCTGCCATACAGTTTTATGAGAACAGTGGTGCCATTGTGCTCAGGGATTGGGATGTGGTACAAATGGATAGGGCGGCCATGAAAAAATTTATGGAAGAATGA
- a CDS encoding DUF1801 domain-containing protein — protein MTIDANTVEEYIAKVPKERTVAISKLRDTVKNNLPKGFEEGISYKMIGYFVPHSIYPQGYHCDPKLPLPFINIASQKNFVALYHSGIYANKSLLDWFVGEYPKYVKTKLDMGKSCIRFKKVENIPYPLIAELCQKMTVEDWITLYEKNTKR, from the coding sequence ATGACCATAGATGCCAATACCGTTGAGGAATATATTGCAAAGGTGCCCAAAGAACGCACTGTGGCAATTTCCAAACTTCGGGACACCGTTAAAAACAATTTGCCCAAAGGTTTTGAAGAGGGCATATCATATAAAATGATAGGGTATTTTGTCCCACATTCCATTTATCCGCAAGGGTATCATTGCGATCCAAAATTGCCCTTGCCGTTCATCAATATTGCCTCCCAGAAGAATTTTGTGGCCCTTTACCATTCCGGTATCTACGCCAATAAAAGTCTGCTGGACTGGTTTGTTGGGGAATATCCCAAGTATGTGAAGACCAAATTGGATATGGGGAAAAGTTGCATCCGATTTAAAAAAGTGGAAAACATCCCCTATCCATTGATCGCGGAACTATGTCAAAAAATGACCGTGGAAGATTGGATCACACTGTATGAAAAAAACACAAAAAGATGA
- a CDS encoding arsenate reductase ArsC has product MKNVLVLCTGNSCRSQMAHGYLNYYQSELATVYSAGIETHGLNPGAVSIMKEDGVDISHHTSNHVDEYEGMEWDYIITVCDHAKENCPFIPAKNAQRLHHNFKDPSKVEGTSEEKHRAFLETRNHIKEFCETFVKEELVN; this is encoded by the coding sequence ATGAAAAATGTATTGGTATTGTGTACGGGAAATTCCTGTCGCAGTCAGATGGCACACGGGTACTTAAATTACTACCAAAGTGAATTGGCAACGGTGTATAGTGCGGGTATTGAGACGCATGGATTAAATCCAGGTGCCGTTTCCATTATGAAGGAAGATGGTGTGGATATTTCCCATCATACCTCCAACCACGTGGATGAATATGAGGGTATGGAATGGGATTATATCATTACCGTTTGTGACCATGCCAAGGAAAACTGTCCATTTATTCCCGCCAAAAATGCCCAGCGTTTGCATCATAACTTTAAGGACCCTTCCAAGGTGGAGGGGACCAGTGAGGAGAAGCATCGCGCTTTTTTGGAAACCCGGAACCACATAAAAGAGTTTTGCGAGACTTTTGTTAAAGAGGAATTGGTGAATTAA
- the fbp gene encoding class 1 fructose-bisphosphatase — protein sequence MHTKNKTLGEFIIENQTDFQYSTGELSKLINAIRLAAKVVNHEVNKAGLVDILGDAGDTNIQGEDQKKLDVLANEKFIQTLKNREIVCGIASEEEDHFISINSHDENHQNKYVVLIDPLDGSSNIDVNVSVGTIFSIYRRITPVGTPVQLEDFLQPGNQQVAAGYVIYGTSTMLVYTTGNGVNGFTLNPAIGTFYLSHPNMQFPENGKIYSVNEGNYIHFLQGVKDYIKYCQMEEGDRPYTSRYIGSLVSDFHRNMIKGGIYMYPKSSVTGNGKLRLLYECNPMAFLAEQANGVAIGGKNRILDIVPKELHQRVPFFCGSKNMVLKLQEFLAKYH from the coding sequence ATGCACACGAAGAACAAGACCCTTGGAGAATTCATTATTGAAAACCAAACCGATTTTCAATATTCAACCGGGGAGCTTTCCAAATTGATCAATGCCATACGCCTGGCAGCCAAAGTAGTCAACCATGAAGTGAACAAAGCAGGACTTGTCGATATTCTTGGGGATGCCGGGGACACCAACATTCAAGGTGAAGATCAAAAGAAATTGGATGTCTTGGCCAACGAAAAATTCATTCAGACCCTAAAAAACAGGGAAATTGTCTGTGGTATCGCTTCGGAAGAGGAGGATCATTTCATTTCCATTAACAGCCATGATGAAAACCACCAAAACAAATACGTGGTCCTTATCGATCCCCTGGATGGTTCATCCAATATTGATGTCAATGTTTCCGTTGGAACCATATTTTCCATTTATCGGAGAATTACACCTGTAGGCACGCCCGTACAACTCGAGGACTTTTTACAGCCCGGTAACCAACAGGTCGCGGCGGGCTATGTTATTTATGGAACTTCCACAATGCTGGTATACACCACGGGGAACGGGGTGAACGGTTTTACTTTAAATCCTGCCATTGGAACGTTTTATTTATCGCATCCAAACATGCAATTCCCGGAGAATGGAAAAATCTATTCCGTAAACGAGGGGAACTACATTCATTTTTTACAGGGGGTAAAAGACTATATAAAGTATTGCCAAATGGAAGAGGGCGATCGTCCTTATACTTCAAGGTACATAGGCTCTTTGGTTTCGGACTTTCACCGAAACATGATCAAGGGCGGGATTTATATGTATCCTAAAAGCAGTGTGACCGGAAACGGGAAACTTAGATTGCTGTACGAATGCAATCCCATGGCCTTTTTGGCCGAACAGGCCAATGGGGTGGCCATTGGCGGAAAGAACAGAATATTGGATATCGTTCCCAAAGAACTGCACCAAAGGGTACCTTTTTTCTGCGGAAGCAAAAATATGGTATTGAAGTTACAGGAGTTTTTGGCGAAATACCACTAA
- a CDS encoding response regulator transcription factor — protein MKKTIFVFSALIISLLVLFQLGKYSFISGNTSIEIVISIVAIVFLGIGLYINRRRAQSAPEPNHVDFKKIKTLGISDREYEVLIEIAKGLSNREIGKKLHISESTIKTHVSNLLVKLNAKRRTQAIQIAKELSLIPQ, from the coding sequence GTGAAGAAGACCATTTTTGTCTTTTCGGCACTTATCATTTCCTTGCTTGTTCTATTTCAGTTGGGAAAGTATTCCTTTATTTCCGGGAATACGTCCATTGAAATCGTTATCTCCATAGTGGCCATTGTCTTCCTTGGAATTGGACTGTATATTAACCGGCGGAGAGCGCAGTCCGCCCCGGAACCCAATCACGTTGATTTCAAAAAAATCAAGACCCTTGGCATAAGTGATAGGGAATATGAGGTGCTCATAGAAATAGCCAAAGGGCTTTCCAATAGGGAAATTGGCAAAAAGCTTCATATTTCGGAAAGTACCATCAAGACGCACGTATCCAATCTTTTGGTAAAACTCAATGCCAAACGGCGCACGCAGGCCATCCAAATAGCCAAAGAACTCTCCCTAATCCCCCAATAG
- a CDS encoding aspartate kinase, whose amino-acid sequence MRIFKFGGASVKNAEGVRNVVKVLQTVGHENTLMVVSAMGKMTNAMEAVVNAYFKDEALLDEKIQFIADYHKGIINDLFEAKNHGIHHKLNKLIEEFRGFLLWNKSPKYGFVYDQVVGYGELISTAIVSAYLREIGIENEWLDVRELIKTDNAYREAKVDWEVTGSRIRSRIDTKKLNVTQGFLGSDENNFTTTLGREGSDYTAAILGYCLDADSVTIWKDVPGVLNADPRHFQETRKLEQISYREAIELAFYGASVIHPKTLQPLQRKGIPLFVKSFVDPRTSGTKVGKGVKISPDVPCFIVKKEQVLLKLSSLDFSFIVEDNISAIFRLFHEHRLKVDLIQNSAISFSVCLDNKFDGLKTLLPVLEERFKVVCHEGVSLYTIRHFDENAVESILNGYDVLVEQRGKETVQLVVK is encoded by the coding sequence ATGAGAATATTCAAATTTGGGGGGGCATCCGTAAAGAACGCCGAAGGCGTACGCAATGTGGTCAAGGTATTGCAAACGGTGGGCCACGAAAATACATTAATGGTAGTCTCGGCGATGGGAAAGATGACCAATGCCATGGAGGCCGTGGTCAATGCCTATTTTAAGGATGAGGCCCTATTGGATGAAAAAATCCAGTTTATTGCGGATTACCATAAAGGTATTATCAATGATTTGTTTGAAGCCAAAAATCATGGGATACACCACAAACTCAATAAACTGATTGAGGAGTTCCGGGGGTTTTTACTTTGGAACAAATCACCAAAGTACGGCTTTGTCTATGACCAAGTGGTAGGGTATGGGGAGCTGATATCCACAGCAATCGTAAGTGCCTATCTTAGGGAAATAGGTATTGAAAACGAGTGGTTGGACGTCCGTGAATTGATCAAGACGGACAATGCCTATCGTGAAGCCAAAGTGGACTGGGAAGTGACAGGGAGTCGTATCCGATCCCGTATCGATACCAAAAAATTGAATGTTACCCAGGGTTTTTTGGGAAGTGATGAGAATAACTTCACTACTACCTTGGGAAGGGAAGGTTCGGACTATACCGCTGCCATATTGGGGTATTGCTTGGATGCCGACTCCGTCACCATTTGGAAAGATGTGCCCGGGGTTTTGAACGCCGACCCCAGGCATTTTCAGGAAACCCGGAAACTGGAACAGATCAGTTATCGGGAAGCCATAGAACTGGCATTTTATGGAGCGTCGGTAATTCACCCTAAAACCCTACAGCCCTTACAGCGGAAGGGAATACCCCTGTTCGTGAAATCATTTGTGGATCCAAGGACCTCGGGAACCAAGGTGGGCAAAGGCGTGAAGATTTCCCCGGATGTCCCCTGTTTTATAGTGAAGAAGGAACAAGTACTTTTAAAATTGTCATCATTGGATTTTTCCTTTATTGTGGAAGATAACATCAGTGCAATTTTCAGGCTCTTCCATGAACATCGGTTAAAGGTGGATTTGATTCAAAATTCGGCCATTAGCTTTTCCGTCTGTTTGGACAATAAATTTGATGGTTTAAAAACCCTTCTTCCTGTTTTGGAAGAACGATTTAAAGTGGTATGCCATGAAGGGGTCTCCCTTTACACCATAAGACATTTTGATGAAAATGCCGTTGAGTCCATCTTAAATGGGTATGATGTTTTGGTTGAACAAAGGGGAAAAGAGACGGTGCAACTTGTGGTGAAATAG
- a CDS encoding ArsR/SmtB family transcription factor: MGATKTHIFSTRHNELAQAAKVMAHPARIAILEFISKQDSCICTDLVDEIGLAQPTISQHLNEIKKIGLLKGTFEGKNLCYCIDQEKWLELQQFFNSFFSSINQNCC; encoded by the coding sequence ATGGGGGCAACAAAAACACATATCTTTTCCACTCGCCATAACGAACTGGCACAGGCCGCCAAAGTCATGGCCCATCCCGCGAGGATAGCCATCCTGGAATTTATAAGCAAACAGGATAGTTGTATCTGTACGGATTTGGTGGATGAGATTGGTCTTGCGCAGCCCACTATTTCCCAACACCTAAATGAAATCAAAAAAATTGGGTTATTAAAGGGAACCTTTGAAGGTAAGAACCTTTGTTATTGTATCGATCAGGAAAAATGGTTGGAACTGCAGCAGTTTTTCAACTCATTTTTCTCTAGTATTAATCAAAATTGCTGTTAA